The genomic segment CTTGTCCATAGGCGGGTGGAGTATGCGCCCGGAGGACGGAGAGCCTCCCTTGGGCGTGGAAGCGGCACCGCATGGCCACCACGGTACCGGAGCGGGCACAAACGCAAGAAACCGAGGAGCTGATCCTCGCGGTCGTGCGACAGCTTGTCGTAGAGCGCGTCGCGCCGCGCGCCGCGGAGATCGACGAGCGCGGCGAGTTCCCGATGGATTTGAAGCAGCTCTTCGCGCAAAACGACTTGCTCGGCATCCCGATCCCGGTCGAGTACGGCGGACTCGGCGGGACGTTCCTCACCTACGTGAAGGTCGTCGAGGAAATTGCCAAGGCCTGCGCTTCGAGCTCGCTCATCGTCGCGGTGCAGGAGCTCGGCATGCTTCCGATTTTCATCGGCGGCGATGAGGCCCAGAAGAAGCACTACCTTCCGAAGCTCGCCTCCGGTGAGTGGATTGCCGCCTACGCGCTGACGGAAAGCACGAGCGGCTCCGATGCCGCGGGCTCGATGCGCACGCGCGCGCAACGGCGCGGCGACACGTACGTGCTCAATGGAACGAAGATTTGGATCACCCACGGCGGCCTCGCCGATGTGGTCTGCGTCTTCGCCGTGACCGATCCGTCGATGGGGCCCAAGGGCATCAGCGCGTTCATCGTCGAGAAGACGTTCGACGGTTTCAACGTCGGCAAGAAGGAGCGCAAGATGGGCATCCGCGGATCGCCGACCGTCGAGCTCAACTTCAACGACTGCATCGTTCCGGCGACAAACCGCATCGGGGCGGAGGGCGAGGGCTTCAAGATCGCGATGCGGGTGCTTGACAAATCGCGCCCCGGCATCGCGGCGCAAGCGCTGGGAATCGCTGCCGGAGCACTTGAGTACGCAACCAATTACGCCAAGGAGCGAATCGCCTTCGGCAAGCCGATCGGTCAGCATCAAGGCGTGGGATTCATGCTCGCCGACATGAAGACGGAGGTCGAGGCGGCGCGCCTCCTCCTTTATGAAGCTGCGCGCCGGTGCGACGAGGGTACCTCGGACGTAACGCTCTGGGCGGCCATGGCCAAGCTCAAATGCGGCGACGTCGCGATGGCGGTGACGACCGATGCGGTTCAGGTCCTCGGCGGGTTCGGCTACTCCGCCGATTACCCCGTGGAGCGTATGATGCGCGACGCCAAGATCACGCAGATCTACGAAGGAACGCAGCAGATACAGCGCCTCGTGATCTCGCGCTCTATCGTGGGCAAGAGCCGCTAGGCCAGGGAACGTATGGCCGGGGGCGAACCATCTTCCGGTCATCTACGTTGCACGAACGTAGCATTTCCGGCGCCCGCGGCGTCCCCGTCCCGCACCGGAGAAATTTCGCGTTGAAAGGAGGTGTGTAGATTGAACAAAGCATTTGCTGCATTGCTGGCGTCGGCATTCCTGACGACCGGCATCGCGATGGCGGCGGCGACCCCGAAGCCGGCGGCCCATCACACGATGGCGCCGCACCACGCGACGCCGAAACCCAAGCCGACCATGCACTCATCGATGATGCACTCGTCGCATAGCCACACGGCGACGCCGAAACCGAAACCGAAGCCGACCCACAAGCCCTAATCGTAGGGCTTCGTTTTCATCCCACGCCGGCGCGGCCCAGAGGGCTGCGCCGGATTCTTTTGCAGCGCTCTGCCGGTGGGGCAGAGCGCAAGCAACGGACAGCGATCGCACAGCGGCCGCGGTGCCTTGCAGATCGCGCGCCCGTGCAGAATGAGCCAGTGCGTTGCGAGCCCCCACTTCTTAC from the Candidatus Dormiibacterota bacterium genome contains:
- a CDS encoding acyl-CoA dehydrogenase family protein, whose amino-acid sequence is MATTVPERAQTQETEELILAVVRQLVVERVAPRAAEIDERGEFPMDLKQLFAQNDLLGIPIPVEYGGLGGTFLTYVKVVEEIAKACASSSLIVAVQELGMLPIFIGGDEAQKKHYLPKLASGEWIAAYALTESTSGSDAAGSMRTRAQRRGDTYVLNGTKIWITHGGLADVVCVFAVTDPSMGPKGISAFIVEKTFDGFNVGKKERKMGIRGSPTVELNFNDCIVPATNRIGAEGEGFKIAMRVLDKSRPGIAAQALGIAAGALEYATNYAKERIAFGKPIGQHQGVGFMLADMKTEVEAARLLLYEAARRCDEGTSDVTLWAAMAKLKCGDVAMAVTTDAVQVLGGFGYSADYPVERMMRDAKITQIYEGTQQIQRLVISRSIVGKSR